In the Pseudomonas sp. ADAK2 genome, one interval contains:
- a CDS encoding DUF1656 domain-containing protein, producing the protein MPIDLELGGVYLPPIAQALLLALPIFLLLDWLLRRLGVLRFVWHEALFEGALYACVCATLILVMGA; encoded by the coding sequence TTGCCCATTGATCTGGAATTGGGCGGCGTCTATCTGCCGCCAATCGCCCAGGCCCTGTTGCTGGCCTTGCCGATTTTTCTGCTGCTGGACTGGCTCTTGAGGCGCCTGGGTGTATTGCGTTTCGTCTGGCATGAAGCGCTGTTCGAGGGGGCGTTGTATGCCTGCGTTTGCGCCACGCTGATCCTGGTCATGGGAGCCTGA
- a CDS encoding HlyD family efflux transporter periplasmic adaptor subunit — protein MKKILARLATVAVVLLAFILGWFAWEHYTRAPWTRDARVRADVVTLSADVAGRIVSLGVQDNQHVEKGQLLLEIDPARYSLAVERAKRSVEVSKATLGQSQASIVSSEALLKQRQSEEQRRRKLKQGFAISGEEWEKSSTEVAVAQAELLRNQANLGLAQANVQLAIAALTQAELDLQRTRVEAPVSGYVTNLLTRQGDYATAGGALLALVDSDSFYVSGYFEETKLPRIEEGDRVRIELMSGETFGGTVQSIAFAIADRENAPGGRLLANINPSYTWVKLAQRVPVRIQIDADYAAKNLLRAGTTATVTVMENHKSEEHR, from the coding sequence TTGAAGAAGATCCTTGCCCGACTCGCGACCGTCGCGGTGGTATTGCTGGCGTTCATCCTCGGCTGGTTTGCCTGGGAACATTACACCCGCGCGCCGTGGACCCGGGATGCCCGGGTGCGGGCGGATGTGGTGACTTTGTCAGCCGATGTCGCGGGACGCATCGTCAGCCTCGGCGTGCAGGACAACCAGCATGTGGAGAAAGGGCAGTTGCTGCTGGAGATCGATCCGGCGCGCTACAGCCTGGCGGTGGAGCGGGCCAAGCGCTCGGTGGAAGTTTCGAAAGCAACGCTTGGCCAATCTCAGGCCTCGATAGTCTCCAGCGAAGCGCTGCTCAAGCAGCGTCAAAGCGAGGAACAGCGGCGGCGCAAGTTGAAACAGGGGTTTGCGATTTCTGGAGAGGAATGGGAGAAGTCCAGCACCGAAGTCGCGGTGGCCCAGGCCGAGTTGTTGCGCAACCAGGCCAACCTCGGGCTGGCCCAGGCTAACGTACAACTGGCCATCGCCGCGTTGACCCAGGCCGAACTCGATTTGCAGCGCACCCGGGTCGAAGCGCCCGTCAGCGGCTATGTCACCAACCTGCTGACCCGTCAGGGCGACTACGCCACGGCCGGGGGCGCGTTGCTGGCGCTGGTGGACAGCGACTCGTTTTATGTCAGTGGTTACTTCGAAGAAACCAAGTTGCCACGAATCGAGGAGGGCGACCGGGTGCGGATCGAGTTGATGAGCGGCGAGACTTTTGGCGGCACGGTGCAAAGCATCGCCTTCGCCATCGCCGACCGGGAAAACGCCCCGGGCGGGCGGCTGTTGGCCAACATAAATCCCAGTTACACGTGGGTAAAACTGGCGCAGCGGGTGCCGGTCCGGATACAGATCGACGCCGATTATGCGGCTAAAAACCTCTTGCGCGCGGGTACGACGGCCACCGTGACCGTCATGGAAAACCACAAATCCGAAGAGCACCGTTAA
- a CDS encoding efflux RND transporter permease subunit, which produces MNFSQFFISRPIFAAVLSLLILIAGAISLFQLPISEYPEVVPPTVVVRANFPGANPKVIGETVAAPLEQAITGVENMLYMSSQSTADGKITLTITFALGTDLDNAQVQVQNRVTRTEPKLPEEVTRIGITVDKASPDLTMVVHLTSPDKRYDMLYLSNYALLNIKDELARLGGVGDVQLFGMGDYSLRVWLDPNKTASRNLTATDVVNAIREQNRQVAAGALGAPPAPNATSFQLSVNTQGRLVSEEEFENIIIRSGDNGEITRLKDIARVELGSSQYALRSLLNNQPAVAIPIFQRPGSNAIQISNEVRDKMAELKKSFPEGMDFSIVYDPTIFVRGSIEAVVHTLFEALILVVLVVILFLQTWRASIIPLVAVPVSLIGTFAVMHLFGFSLNALSLFGLVLAIGIVVDDAIVVVENVERHIELGETPVEATKKAMREVTGPIIATALVLCAVFIPAAFISGLTGQFYKQFALTIAISTVISAFNSLTLSPALAAVLLKSHDAPKDRFTKVLDKLLGGWLFKPFNRFFDKASHGYVGTVGRVIRSSGIALLLYAGLMVLTFFGFANTPTGFVPGQDKQYLVAFAQLPDASSLDRTEDVIKRMSDLALKQPGVESAVAFPGLSINGFTNSPNAGIVFVTLKPFDERKDPSMSAGAIAGALNGKFAGIEEAYMAIFPPPPVQGLGTIGGFRLQIEDKGNLGYDELYKETMNIINKSHNVPELAALFTSYTVNVPQVDAAIDREKAKTHGVAVSDIFDTLQIYLGSLYANDFNRFGRTYQVNVQAEQQFRLEPDQIGQLKVRNNKGEMIPLATFIKVSDTSGPDRVMHYNGFITAEINGAAAPGYSSGQAEKAIEKLLKDELPNGMTYEWTDLTYQQILSGNTALFVFPLCVLLAFLVLAAQYESWSLPLAVILIVPMTLLSAIIGVIASGGDNNIFTQIGLIVLVGLACKNAILIVEFAKDKQQDEGLSPLAAVLEACRLRLRPILMTSFAFIMGVVPLVFSSGAGAEMRHAMGVAVFSGMLGVTFFGLLLTPVFYVLIRNFVERGEARKAAKALTNQKQLESQQ; this is translated from the coding sequence ATGAATTTTTCCCAATTCTTCATTTCACGGCCGATCTTTGCGGCGGTACTGTCGCTGCTGATCCTGATCGCCGGCGCCATCTCGCTGTTCCAGTTGCCGATCAGCGAATACCCGGAAGTGGTTCCACCGACCGTTGTGGTCCGCGCGAACTTTCCGGGTGCCAACCCTAAAGTCATCGGTGAAACCGTGGCCGCTCCTTTGGAGCAAGCCATCACCGGCGTCGAGAACATGCTGTACATGTCCTCGCAGTCCACCGCCGACGGCAAGATCACCCTGACCATCACCTTCGCCCTGGGCACTGACCTGGATAACGCGCAGGTGCAGGTGCAGAACCGTGTGACCCGGACCGAGCCGAAGCTTCCAGAAGAAGTGACGCGCATTGGTATCACCGTGGACAAGGCCTCTCCGGACCTGACCATGGTGGTCCACTTGACCTCGCCGGACAAACGCTACGACATGCTCTACCTGTCCAACTACGCCTTGCTCAACATCAAGGATGAGCTGGCGCGCCTGGGCGGTGTCGGGGATGTGCAACTGTTTGGTATGGGCGACTACTCATTGCGGGTGTGGCTCGATCCGAACAAGACCGCTTCACGCAACCTGACCGCGACCGATGTGGTCAATGCCATTCGTGAGCAGAACCGCCAGGTCGCTGCCGGTGCCCTGGGCGCGCCTCCTGCACCGAATGCCACCAGCTTCCAGTTGTCGGTCAACACGCAAGGCCGTCTGGTCTCCGAGGAAGAGTTCGAGAACATCATCATTCGCTCCGGCGACAATGGTGAAATCACTCGCCTCAAAGACATCGCTCGGGTCGAACTGGGTTCCAGCCAATACGCCCTGCGTTCGTTGCTGAACAACCAACCGGCGGTGGCGATCCCGATCTTCCAGCGTCCGGGTTCCAACGCGATCCAGATCTCCAACGAAGTTCGCGACAAGATGGCCGAACTGAAGAAGAGCTTCCCGGAAGGCATGGACTTCAGCATTGTCTATGACCCGACAATCTTCGTGCGCGGCTCCATCGAGGCAGTGGTTCACACCCTGTTCGAAGCGCTGATCCTCGTAGTTCTGGTAGTGATTCTGTTCCTGCAAACCTGGCGCGCCTCGATCATTCCATTGGTGGCAGTGCCGGTGTCGCTGATCGGTACTTTCGCGGTGATGCATTTGTTCGGCTTCTCGCTGAACGCCTTGTCACTGTTCGGTTTGGTACTGGCCATCGGTATCGTGGTGGACGACGCCATTGTGGTAGTGGAGAACGTCGAAAGGCACATCGAGCTGGGAGAAACGCCCGTCGAAGCCACCAAGAAAGCCATGCGTGAGGTGACCGGGCCGATCATCGCGACGGCGCTGGTGCTGTGTGCGGTATTTATCCCGGCGGCGTTCATTTCCGGACTCACTGGCCAGTTCTACAAACAGTTTGCCCTGACCATTGCCATCTCGACCGTGATCTCGGCGTTCAACTCGCTGACACTGTCCCCTGCCCTGGCCGCCGTCCTGCTCAAGAGCCACGATGCGCCGAAAGATCGCTTTACCAAAGTGCTTGATAAACTGTTGGGCGGCTGGTTGTTCAAGCCTTTCAACCGTTTCTTCGACAAGGCCAGTCATGGCTACGTCGGCACCGTTGGCCGGGTTATCCGCAGCAGCGGTATCGCCCTGCTCTTGTACGCTGGCCTGATGGTCCTGACCTTCTTCGGTTTCGCCAACACCCCGACCGGTTTCGTACCCGGCCAGGACAAGCAATACCTGGTGGCCTTCGCGCAATTGCCGGACGCTTCGAGCCTGGACCGTACCGAAGACGTGATCAAACGCATGTCCGACCTGGCGCTGAAACAGCCTGGCGTGGAAAGTGCGGTGGCGTTCCCAGGCCTGTCGATCAACGGTTTCACCAACAGTCCGAACGCCGGCATCGTGTTCGTAACCCTGAAACCGTTCGACGAACGTAAAGACCCGAGCATGTCCGCCGGTGCGATTGCCGGTGCCTTGAACGGCAAGTTCGCCGGCATCGAAGAAGCCTACATGGCGATTTTCCCGCCGCCGCCAGTACAAGGTTTGGGCACCATCGGTGGTTTCCGACTGCAGATCGAAGACAAGGGCAACCTGGGCTACGACGAGCTGTACAAAGAAACAATGAACATCATCAACAAAAGCCACAACGTGCCGGAACTGGCCGCCCTGTTCACCAGCTACACCGTGAACGTTCCGCAGGTCGATGCTGCCATCGACCGGGAAAAAGCCAAGACCCACGGCGTGGCCGTCAGCGACATCTTCGACACACTGCAGATTTACCTGGGTTCGCTGTATGCCAACGACTTCAACCGCTTCGGTCGCACCTATCAGGTCAACGTTCAGGCTGAACAACAGTTCCGTCTCGAGCCGGACCAGATCGGTCAGCTGAAAGTGCGCAACAACAAAGGCGAGATGATCCCGCTGGCGACCTTCATCAAGGTCAGCGACACCTCGGGCCCGGACCGCGTGATGCACTACAACGGCTTCATCACCGCTGAAATCAACGGTGCGGCAGCCCCGGGCTACAGCTCCGGCCAAGCCGAAAAAGCCATCGAGAAACTGCTCAAGGATGAACTTCCGAACGGCATGACCTACGAATGGACCGATCTGACCTACCAGCAGATTCTGTCCGGCAACACCGCGCTGTTCGTGTTCCCGCTCTGCGTACTGCTGGCGTTCCTGGTACTCGCGGCGCAATACGAAAGCTGGAGCCTGCCATTGGCGGTGATCCTGATCGTACCGATGACGCTGCTGTCGGCGATTATTGGTGTGATTGCTTCGGGAGGCGACAACAATATCTTCACCCAGATCGGCTTGATCGTACTGGTGGGGCTTGCCTGTAAGAACGCGATTCTGATTGTCGAGTTTGCCAAGGATAAACAGCAGGACGAAGGCCTCAGCCCTCTGGCTGCGGTGCTGGAAGCGTGCCGCCTGCGTCTGCGCCCGATCCTGATGACCTCCTTCGCGTTCATCATGGGTGTTGTGCCACTGGTGTTCTCCAGCGGTGCCGGTGCCGAGATGCGTCATGCCATGGGCGTGGCGGTGTTCTCCGGGATGCTCGGGGTGACCTTCTTCGGTCTGTTGCTGACCCCTGTGTTCTACGTGTTGATTCGTAACTTTGTGGAGCGCGGTGAAGCTCGTAAAGCAGCCAAGGCGCTGACTAATCAAAAGCAACTGGAGTCGCAACAATGA
- a CDS encoding efflux transporter outer membrane subunit, producing the protein MSLKAFLPSLLVLALSACAVGPDYKTPATEPANITAVTDGASGQKNYDRSRFEGIWWQQFEDPTLNQLVMQSLQGNRDLRVAFARWKAARAIRDDASNDAMPTITSRASSDLAKGQIPGQTTKRVNSERYDLGLDMAWELDLFGRIQRNLESSDAEQQAAEADLYQLQVSMIAELVDAYGQLRGAQLREKIALANLNNQQESSKITVSLRDAGVGDQLDVVRADARLASVEASVPQLQAEQVRQKNRIATLLGERPDKLTVDLSPKDLPAIAKALPIGDPGELLQRRPDILSAERKLASATARIGVAKADLFPRVSLSGFLGFTAGRGSQIGSAAANAWALGPSITWAAFDLGSVRARLRGADADAEGALATYEQQVLLALEESENAFSDYGKRQQRLISLIRQSESSRAAADLAQIRYREGTADFLVLLDAQRERLAAEDSQAQAEVDLYRGIVAIYKALGGGWQPETVASK; encoded by the coding sequence ATGAGCCTGAAAGCCTTCCTGCCGAGCCTGCTGGTACTGGCCCTGAGCGCCTGTGCCGTCGGCCCGGACTACAAAACCCCTGCCACGGAGCCGGCCAATATCACGGCCGTCACCGATGGCGCTAGCGGTCAAAAGAACTATGACCGCTCGCGTTTCGAAGGCATCTGGTGGCAACAGTTCGAAGACCCGACCCTCAACCAGTTGGTGATGCAATCGTTGCAAGGTAACCGTGACCTGCGCGTCGCCTTCGCTCGCTGGAAAGCGGCACGGGCGATTCGCGATGACGCCAGCAATGACGCCATGCCGACCATCACCAGCCGCGCCAGCAGTGACCTGGCCAAGGGACAAATCCCTGGCCAGACCACCAAACGGGTCAATAGCGAACGCTACGACCTGGGCCTGGACATGGCGTGGGAACTGGACCTTTTCGGCCGGATCCAGCGCAACCTGGAATCCAGCGACGCCGAGCAACAAGCGGCTGAAGCTGATCTGTACCAACTGCAAGTCAGCATGATTGCCGAGCTGGTGGACGCCTACGGTCAACTGCGCGGTGCACAACTGCGGGAAAAGATCGCTCTGGCCAACCTGAACAACCAGCAGGAATCGAGCAAGATCACCGTCAGCCTGCGTGATGCCGGCGTCGGCGATCAGCTTGATGTGGTCCGCGCCGATGCGCGCCTGGCGTCCGTCGAAGCCAGCGTGCCGCAATTGCAGGCCGAACAGGTTCGGCAGAAAAACCGCATCGCCACCCTATTGGGTGAACGTCCGGACAAGCTGACCGTCGACTTGAGCCCGAAAGACCTACCAGCGATCGCCAAGGCCCTGCCGATTGGTGATCCGGGTGAACTGCTGCAACGTCGCCCGGACATCCTCAGCGCCGAACGCAAACTGGCCTCCGCTACTGCTCGTATCGGCGTGGCGAAGGCTGATTTGTTCCCGCGGGTCAGCCTCAGCGGCTTCCTCGGCTTTACCGCCGGGCGTGGTTCGCAGATCGGTTCTGCGGCAGCCAATGCCTGGGCACTCGGCCCAAGCATTACCTGGGCAGCGTTCGACCTGGGCAGCGTGCGGGCCCGTTTACGCGGTGCCGACGCCGATGCCGAAGGCGCCCTGGCGACCTATGAGCAACAAGTGCTGCTGGCCCTGGAAGAATCGGAAAACGCCTTCAGCGATTACGGCAAACGTCAGCAACGCCTGATTTCGCTGATCCGTCAGAGCGAATCCAGCCGCGCCGCTGCCGACCTGGCGCAGATTCGCTACCGCGAAGGCACCGCGGACTTCCTGGTTCTGCTCGATGCCCAGCGTGAACGCCTGGCCGCCGAAGATTCCCAGGCCCAGGCCGAAGTCGATCTGTATCGCGGCATCGTCGCGATCTACAAAGCCCTCGGTGGCGGTTGGCAACCGGAGACGGTCGCCAGCAAATAA